A single region of the Polyangiaceae bacterium genome encodes:
- a CDS encoding AI-2E family transporter — MRIERRELVLGRGAIALGVILALGAVLYWLRGVLTPIFLAFAIAYVLDPVVDRLEAWKLPRGVAIFVVLGVFFLGVAGFALLVIPDVVRDISTVVRELPDHASRALARAEPWLTARGVSVPATADAWLEKLRSNANALSKVPLEPVGNLLKTVIGGTFSAIGAIFAALIVPILAVYFLNDFDRMIAGTKALLPLAQRERVSSIAREVDAVLSQFVRGQLTVMAILAVLYALAYSLLGIRLAIPIGIAAGVLNIVPYVGSAFALVAGLLMSLLGGGSLGQILGVVIAYAVVQTLEGFVITPRIVGESVGLREVWVLLALFVGGEIFGFLGVLLAVPAAAVLKIFFGHAVARYKQSRLYLVMPDGSLGAVPDLDAAVAPSERAPPNDDEVPASPWSADAASTTDDQQPAEFTSEGENASVAEATEVSTHAAELPAGGAIEDAIGDEATAGSASETVGDPPKRSSGD, encoded by the coding sequence GTGAGAATCGAACGTCGCGAACTCGTCCTGGGCCGAGGCGCCATCGCCCTCGGCGTGATCCTCGCGCTTGGAGCCGTCCTCTATTGGCTGCGCGGCGTGCTCACGCCCATCTTCTTGGCGTTTGCCATCGCCTACGTCCTCGACCCCGTCGTCGATCGCTTGGAAGCCTGGAAGCTACCCCGCGGCGTCGCGATATTCGTCGTGCTCGGCGTCTTCTTCCTGGGCGTGGCGGGGTTCGCGCTACTGGTCATCCCCGACGTGGTCCGCGACATCAGCACCGTCGTGCGCGAACTGCCAGATCACGCCTCGCGCGCCCTCGCCCGTGCCGAACCGTGGTTGACTGCGCGGGGGGTGAGCGTGCCTGCCACGGCGGATGCCTGGCTCGAAAAGCTGCGTTCCAATGCCAATGCCCTGAGCAAAGTCCCCTTGGAACCCGTCGGCAATCTGCTCAAGACGGTCATCGGCGGCACTTTCTCGGCGATTGGCGCCATCTTCGCGGCACTGATCGTCCCCATCCTCGCGGTCTACTTCCTCAACGACTTCGATCGCATGATCGCGGGGACCAAGGCACTGCTGCCCCTCGCCCAGCGCGAGCGAGTCAGCTCCATTGCCCGCGAGGTCGACGCAGTGTTGAGCCAGTTCGTGCGGGGACAACTGACGGTGATGGCCATCCTGGCCGTGCTGTATGCGCTGGCGTACTCGCTACTCGGCATCAGGCTCGCCATTCCCATCGGCATCGCCGCCGGCGTGCTCAACATCGTGCCCTACGTCGGCAGCGCTTTCGCGCTGGTAGCCGGGCTGCTGATGTCTCTGTTGGGCGGGGGAAGCCTCGGACAGATCTTGGGCGTGGTCATCGCCTACGCAGTGGTTCAGACCCTGGAAGGCTTCGTCATCACCCCGCGCATCGTGGGTGAGAGCGTCGGGCTGCGCGAGGTCTGGGTGCTCTTGGCGCTCTTCGTCGGCGGCGAGATCTTCGGGTTCTTGGGCGTCCTGCTTGCCGTGCCTGCGGCCGCCGTCCTCAAGATCTTCTTTGGTCATGCGGTCGCTCGCTACAAGCAGTCGCGACTCTACCTGGTGATGCCCGACGGCTCCCTGGGTGCCGTCCCTGATCTCGACGCGGCGGTCGCGCCGTCCGAGCGCGCGCCCCCCAACGACGACGAGGTTCCCGCGTCGCCGTGGTCTGCGGACGCCGCGAGCACGACCGATGACCAGCAACCTGCGGAGTTCACGAGCGAGGGCGAGAACGCATCGGTTGCCGAAGCCACCGAAGTCTCTACGCACGCCGCTGAATTGCCAGCCGGCGGGGCCATCGAAGACGCAATCGGCGACGAAGCCACCGCCGGCAGCGCGAGTGAGACCGTGGGGGATCCCCCCAAACGCTCCAGCGGCGACTGA
- a CDS encoding fibro-slime domain-containing protein: MMQRGMSLVFALLLTACGGDDGEGTANNMFGGGGSGSSHNGSGGSIQIGTGGNGGGSAAGGAGGTGNDLCGSTLTGTIRDFHTSHPDFEFKIQSDPGIVLGDLGSDGKPQYAGQSGNPTTNGKAEFDQWYRDVPNVNQKKLHSIQLVNAGGNVWTYDNSAFFPIDNQLFGNEGNPHNFHFTFELHTKFIYTGGEVFTFTGDDDLFVFINGKLAIDLGGVHGAESDTINLDQRAGELGISKGEVYPLDFFFAERHTSESNFRIDTTIGTFVDCGPPPVR, translated from the coding sequence ATGATGCAGCGTGGAATGTCATTGGTATTCGCACTGCTGTTGACCGCGTGCGGCGGCGACGACGGCGAGGGCACCGCAAACAACATGTTCGGGGGCGGCGGCAGCGGCTCGAGCCACAACGGCAGCGGCGGCTCGATCCAGATCGGGACCGGTGGCAACGGGGGCGGCAGTGCCGCGGGAGGAGCTGGCGGCACGGGCAACGACCTGTGCGGCAGCACGCTGACGGGAACCATTCGGGATTTCCACACATCCCATCCCGACTTCGAGTTCAAGATCCAATCCGATCCCGGCATCGTTCTGGGCGACCTGGGCAGCGACGGAAAGCCCCAGTATGCCGGACAGTCGGGTAACCCCACCACCAACGGCAAAGCGGAGTTCGACCAGTGGTACCGCGACGTGCCGAACGTCAACCAGAAGAAGCTTCACAGCATCCAATTGGTCAATGCCGGCGGCAACGTCTGGACCTACGACAACAGCGCCTTCTTCCCCATCGACAACCAGCTGTTCGGCAACGAAGGCAATCCACACAACTTTCATTTCACCTTCGAGCTACACACCAAGTTCATCTACACCGGCGGCGAGGTATTCACCTTCACCGGTGACGACGACTTGTTCGTGTTCATCAACGGCAAGCTCGCCATCGATCTCGGAGGCGTGCACGGCGCCGAGAGCGACACGATCAACCTGGACCAGCGCGCTGGCGAGCTAGGTATCAGCAAAGGAGAGGTCTACCCCTTGGACTTCTTCTTCGCCGAACGCCACACGTCGGAGTCGAACTTCCGTATCGATACGACGATCGGCACCTTCGTCGACTGCGGACCGCCCCCGGTCCGCTGA
- the rnhA gene encoding ribonuclease HI, translating into MTDAATWVEIYTDGACSGNPGPGGWGAILKYRGTNKELWGGEGATTNNRMEILAAIRALEALKRPTRVRLFTDSVYLRSGVCEWLPQWKARGWKTASKKPVKNVDLWQALEAAMAQHQVEWHWVKGHAGHPDNERADELARRGLEEAR; encoded by the coding sequence GTGACGGACGCTGCAACCTGGGTGGAGATTTATACCGATGGTGCGTGTTCGGGGAATCCCGGGCCCGGCGGATGGGGTGCCATCTTGAAGTACCGCGGCACCAACAAGGAGCTGTGGGGCGGGGAAGGAGCCACGACCAACAACCGCATGGAGATCCTCGCCGCGATTCGTGCGCTCGAAGCACTGAAGCGCCCGACGCGAGTCAGGCTCTTCACCGACAGCGTCTACCTCCGTAGCGGTGTCTGTGAATGGCTACCGCAGTGGAAAGCGCGCGGCTGGAAGACTGCCAGCAAGAAGCCAGTCAAGAACGTCGACCTCTGGCAAGCGCTCGAAGCTGCCATGGCACAGCACCAGGTCGAGTGGCACTGGGTCAAGGGGCACGCGGGCCATCCCGACAACGAGCGCGCAGACGAGTTGGCCCGGCGCGGCTTGGAAGAAGCGCGCTAG
- a CDS encoding penicillin acylase family protein, protein MLKRSRGLLPVLVLVAGAGAVWACGDGEEGTGKLSGGTGGSAGADAATDAGDDPGVWGTRTPVTETRQVEGLTASVNAVRDQHGMVHIYARTPEDAFRVQGYMMAVDRAGQLELARRLASGRLAEIFGVADAGQVDDDITMRTIGLHRAAQAMYDAMDPNSEEKRVLDAFADGVTQFFRGLREGKVQLAQPLGGMDKKFFTDWTAVDTLAMGRLQSFSLSYDADSEAGLSGRIDAVRAAFNPSATDPLALKRKDILVDLVRFKPPVTNTPLPSYPDEATPTSAYWHGAPSARKPGLGLAPSAMSAAMSPVLRAQVQPFLNAVQRAKDFLGGDEYAGSNNWAVAGSKTASGNAIVANDPHLGLTSPMVFWPTHVVVESSTPAESLEIIGVAFPGIPGVILGSNRNVAWGATTAGYDVSDVWREKVASDASGVVFKGSTVAFQKISETIKISGSADYTFDVLVVPHHGPLMPNIVDHKVAPPAGDAEALSVRWTGHAPTGEIAAILGLNRAKTVDEARASLTTFGVGAQNWMLADSAGDIAWTAPAALPYRDKKAFTWDPATFSGSLPCMVLDGTSGDHEWTGVMLEEQYLPKLKTPTKGWIATANTDNVASTVDNDPSNDTLPNAKPFYIGCDFAQGFRLGRIEERLAAEADGMTPAGMANIQGDHKSSLGTRLAKHLVAALEAAEEQRLTPGKHPKLAAVVADARYAGANVPEIIGELKAWDTAGFAAAAGLSLSDGSLDVPAAQAADAKATLVFNAWLVRAVARALEDEMTAAGQGSIGTNFMLRAFIAMLEEDPTKLATYDAATGESALWDDMSTTAVTESKDDRIVTALLDAVDDLNALQGTDRGKWRWGDLHRVRFNPLVPVWIVAIPAFSDPVFGAGFPRHGDQWVVDASNFGVVRKLSDKLNFSYGSGPVQRFVAEMTKAGPKIQNALPGGAVLSTESPYFADEAEYWRKNETHAIAFEKDDVEASAKAAPLKQHFLFPR, encoded by the coding sequence ATGCTGAAGCGAAGTCGCGGGTTGTTGCCGGTCTTGGTCCTCGTTGCGGGGGCGGGCGCGGTGTGGGCGTGCGGAGATGGGGAAGAGGGGACGGGCAAGCTGAGCGGTGGGACCGGCGGTAGCGCTGGCGCCGATGCGGCGACGGACGCCGGGGATGATCCGGGCGTGTGGGGCACGCGCACGCCCGTCACCGAGACCCGTCAGGTGGAGGGGCTCACCGCAAGCGTCAACGCGGTTCGTGACCAGCACGGGATGGTGCACATCTACGCACGTACGCCGGAAGACGCCTTTCGCGTCCAAGGCTACATGATGGCGGTGGATCGCGCGGGCCAATTGGAGTTGGCGCGACGCCTTGCCAGCGGACGGCTGGCGGAAATCTTCGGCGTCGCCGACGCCGGACAAGTCGACGACGACATCACCATGCGCACCATCGGTCTGCATCGAGCCGCCCAGGCCATGTACGACGCGATGGACCCCAACAGCGAAGAGAAGCGGGTGCTCGACGCTTTCGCCGACGGCGTCACGCAGTTCTTCCGCGGGCTGCGCGAAGGCAAGGTGCAGTTGGCGCAACCCCTGGGCGGCATGGACAAGAAGTTCTTCACCGACTGGACGGCCGTGGACACCCTCGCCATGGGGCGCCTGCAGTCGTTTTCCCTGAGTTATGACGCGGACTCGGAAGCGGGGTTGAGCGGGCGCATCGACGCGGTGCGCGCCGCATTCAACCCCTCGGCTACGGATCCCCTGGCGCTGAAGCGCAAGGACATCTTGGTCGACTTGGTGCGCTTCAAGCCGCCCGTGACGAACACGCCGCTGCCGAGCTACCCGGACGAGGCAACGCCGACGAGCGCCTATTGGCATGGCGCACCGAGCGCACGCAAACCGGGCCTGGGCCTCGCGCCTTCGGCAATGTCCGCGGCCATGTCCCCGGTTCTGCGCGCGCAGGTGCAGCCCTTCCTGAACGCGGTGCAGCGCGCCAAGGACTTCTTGGGCGGTGACGAGTATGCGGGGTCGAACAACTGGGCCGTTGCCGGCTCGAAGACCGCGAGCGGCAACGCCATCGTCGCCAACGATCCCCACTTGGGGCTGACGTCGCCGATGGTGTTCTGGCCTACGCACGTCGTGGTGGAGAGCAGCACACCCGCAGAGAGCCTCGAAATCATCGGGGTGGCGTTTCCCGGCATTCCCGGTGTGATCCTCGGCTCGAATCGCAACGTCGCCTGGGGCGCGACCACCGCTGGCTACGACGTGTCCGACGTGTGGCGCGAGAAGGTGGCCTCGGACGCGAGTGGAGTCGTTTTCAAGGGCTCCACCGTCGCGTTTCAGAAGATCAGCGAGACCATCAAAATCAGCGGCAGCGCGGACTACACCTTCGACGTGTTGGTGGTGCCGCATCACGGGCCGTTGATGCCAAACATCGTCGATCACAAGGTGGCGCCGCCTGCGGGCGATGCCGAGGCGCTGAGTGTGCGCTGGACGGGGCACGCGCCGACCGGCGAGATTGCAGCGATTCTCGGCCTCAATCGCGCGAAAACCGTCGACGAGGCGCGGGCGTCACTGACGACCTTCGGCGTGGGCGCCCAGAACTGGATGCTCGCGGACTCGGCGGGCGACATCGCGTGGACGGCTCCCGCGGCGCTGCCCTATCGCGACAAGAAAGCCTTCACGTGGGATCCAGCGACCTTCAGCGGCAGCTTGCCTTGTATGGTGCTGGACGGCACCAGCGGAGACCACGAGTGGACCGGCGTGATGCTGGAGGAACAGTACCTGCCCAAGCTCAAGACGCCGACCAAGGGCTGGATCGCAACCGCCAACACCGACAACGTGGCCTCCACGGTGGACAACGATCCGAGCAACGACACCTTGCCCAATGCCAAACCCTTCTACATCGGCTGCGACTTCGCGCAGGGGTTCCGCCTCGGGCGCATCGAAGAACGTCTTGCCGCCGAGGCGGATGGCATGACGCCGGCAGGAATGGCCAACATTCAAGGCGATCACAAGAGCAGCTTGGGAACCCGCCTGGCCAAGCACTTGGTCGCGGCCCTGGAGGCTGCCGAGGAGCAGCGCCTCACCCCGGGCAAGCATCCGAAATTGGCCGCTGTGGTTGCCGACGCTCGCTACGCCGGGGCCAACGTTCCAGAGATCATCGGTGAGTTGAAGGCATGGGACACCGCAGGCTTCGCCGCGGCCGCCGGTCTCTCGCTGAGCGACGGGTCTCTCGACGTCCCTGCAGCGCAGGCCGCCGACGCGAAAGCGACCCTGGTCTTCAACGCTTGGCTCGTCCGCGCGGTGGCCCGCGCCCTCGAAGACGAAATGACGGCGGCAGGGCAGGGCAGCATCGGTACGAACTTCATGCTGCGGGCGTTCATCGCCATGCTCGAGGAAGATCCGACGAAGCTGGCTACCTATGACGCGGCGACCGGCGAGAGTGCCCTGTGGGACGACATGAGCACGACCGCGGTGACGGAGTCGAAGGATGACCGCATCGTGACGGCGCTGTTGGACGCCGTCGACGATCTGAACGCGCTCCAAGGCACGGACCGCGGCAAGTGGCGCTGGGGCGATCTGCATCGCGTGCGGTTCAATCCCCTCGTGCCCGTGTGGATCGTCGCGATTCCGGCCTTCTCGGACCCGGTCTTTGGCGCTGGCTTCCCGCGTCACGGGGATCAATGGGTGGTAGACGCATCGAACTTCGGCGTCGTGCGCAAGCTGAGTGACAAGCTGAACTTCAGCTACGGCAGCGGTCCGGTGCAGCGCTTCGTGGCCGAGATGACGAAGGCCGGACCCAAGATTCAGAATGCGCTCCCCGGGGGCGCCGTCCTGTCCACGGAGAGCCCGTACTTCGCGGACGAAGCGGAATACTGGCGCAAGAACGAGACCCACGCGATCGCCTTCGAGAAGGACGACGTCGAGGCCTCGGCCAAGGCCGCCCCACTGAAGCAACACTTCCTGTTTCCCCGATGA
- a CDS encoding DoxX family protein, with the protein MSSQSGKVVKLAYYASTALLIFMMGVGGVLDTLRPASVLEGMATLGYPAYFPLILGPAKVIGVLALLAPVPAWMREWAYAGFFIDVVAAVISHLAAGDAAHVGPAIVGVALVVVSHTTYHRRLASSVPQRR; encoded by the coding sequence ATGAGCAGCCAATCAGGGAAGGTCGTGAAGCTCGCCTACTACGCGAGCACGGCGCTGTTGATCTTCATGATGGGGGTCGGCGGCGTGCTGGACACGCTGCGGCCTGCGTCGGTGCTCGAAGGGATGGCAACCCTCGGCTACCCGGCCTACTTCCCATTGATCCTGGGGCCCGCGAAGGTGATCGGCGTGCTTGCGCTGCTGGCACCGGTTCCGGCTTGGATGCGGGAGTGGGCCTACGCAGGCTTCTTCATCGACGTCGTTGCTGCGGTGATCTCCCATTTGGCGGCGGGTGATGCGGCCCATGTCGGACCTGCGATCGTGGGTGTCGCTCTGGTAGTCGTGTCCCACACGACCTACCACCGACGGCTCGCCTCGAGCGTGCCGCAGCGGCGATGA
- a CDS encoding YgiQ family radical SAM protein, producing MSLVALRRSRTAQAAAGRFLPTTREEMKERGWDELDVLIVTGDAYVDHPAFGPILIARFLEGRGYRVGVVAQPRWDSVEDIARMGPPRLFVGVSAGNLDSMLNKLTAQKKVRSEDQYSPGGRPGARPNRATLVYSNLCRQAFPGVPVVIGGIEASLRRIAHYDYWSDGIRRSILLDAKADLLVFGMGERAAWEVAKRLDGGESVSALRDVRGTAYALGSPRDWQPLAAASSRYVTDGKVVVLPSYEAVCADMREFSRMTRSFQVETNPHNARPLLQVFGNQAVYLNPPALPLGTEDMDGLYDPPFERRPHPSYGDEKIPAFETVKESIVTMRGCFGGCTFCSITEHEGRIIQSRSADSVLREVRALTRMEGFSGVLSDVGGPTANMYRLACRDERTEHACRRLSCVHPRVCENLNTDHGPLVDLLRRVRTEPGVRRVFVASGVRYDLAEKSPEFIDELAAHHTGGQLSVAPEHTDPRVLDAMKKPGVESYQRFATAFCDASQRAGKEQYLVPYFIVGHPGSGFADTVELALWLKQNDMRPRQIQEFIPTPMAVATSMYLTGLDPFSERPVTVVRDLRHKRMLKALLFWWDETKWALAREALAHAGRRDLIARGAAGLIPPGRARSPGSSPRGLRSRRDRVVSSPRGKRQR from the coding sequence ATGAGCCTGGTCGCGCTTCGGCGTTCCCGGACTGCCCAGGCAGCGGCAGGGAGGTTCCTGCCGACGACGCGCGAGGAGATGAAGGAGCGCGGCTGGGACGAGCTCGACGTGCTGATCGTCACCGGGGACGCCTACGTGGACCACCCCGCGTTCGGTCCCATCTTGATCGCACGCTTCTTGGAAGGCCGCGGGTATCGTGTCGGCGTCGTGGCGCAGCCGCGTTGGGATTCGGTGGAGGACATCGCGCGCATGGGGCCGCCACGGCTGTTCGTCGGTGTCAGTGCCGGCAACCTCGACAGCATGCTCAACAAACTCACGGCGCAGAAGAAGGTTCGCTCCGAAGATCAGTACTCGCCTGGTGGGCGACCCGGCGCGCGCCCCAATCGCGCGACGCTGGTCTATTCAAACCTCTGTCGCCAGGCGTTTCCCGGTGTGCCGGTCGTGATCGGGGGCATCGAAGCTTCCCTTCGCCGCATCGCGCACTACGACTACTGGTCGGACGGTATTCGACGTTCGATCCTGCTCGACGCCAAGGCGGACTTGCTGGTGTTCGGCATGGGCGAGCGTGCCGCCTGGGAAGTCGCAAAGCGGCTCGATGGCGGCGAGTCCGTGTCGGCGCTGCGCGACGTGCGCGGCACCGCCTACGCGCTCGGTAGCCCACGTGATTGGCAGCCCCTGGCTGCCGCGAGTAGCCGCTACGTGACGGATGGCAAGGTCGTGGTGCTCCCCAGCTATGAGGCGGTGTGCGCCGACATGCGCGAGTTCTCGCGAATGACGCGGTCCTTCCAGGTCGAAACCAATCCCCACAACGCGCGACCGTTGCTGCAGGTGTTTGGCAACCAGGCCGTGTACTTGAATCCACCTGCGCTGCCGCTCGGCACCGAGGACATGGACGGCCTCTACGACCCGCCTTTCGAACGCCGGCCTCACCCCAGCTACGGCGACGAGAAGATCCCCGCCTTCGAAACGGTGAAGGAGAGCATCGTCACCATGCGTGGCTGCTTCGGGGGCTGCACCTTCTGCAGCATCACCGAACACGAGGGGCGCATCATCCAGAGCCGCTCTGCCGACAGTGTGCTGCGCGAGGTGCGGGCCCTGACGCGTATGGAGGGGTTTTCCGGCGTGTTGTCGGACGTGGGTGGCCCCACTGCCAACATGTATCGCTTGGCATGCCGAGACGAGCGCACCGAACACGCTTGTCGTCGTCTTTCCTGCGTGCACCCGCGGGTTTGCGAGAACTTGAACACCGATCATGGGCCCTTGGTCGACTTGCTGCGGCGCGTGCGTACGGAGCCAGGGGTGCGGCGCGTGTTCGTGGCCTCGGGCGTACGCTACGACCTCGCGGAAAAGAGTCCGGAGTTCATCGACGAGCTGGCAGCTCACCATACCGGCGGCCAGCTGTCCGTCGCGCCGGAGCACACCGACCCGCGCGTGCTCGACGCGATGAAGAAGCCCGGGGTGGAAAGCTACCAGCGCTTCGCGACGGCTTTCTGCGACGCCAGTCAGCGTGCGGGCAAGGAGCAATACCTGGTGCCGTACTTCATCGTGGGTCACCCGGGGTCGGGGTTCGCGGACACCGTGGAGCTTGCGCTGTGGCTGAAGCAGAACGACATGCGCCCGCGCCAGATCCAGGAGTTCATTCCCACCCCCATGGCCGTGGCCACCAGTATGTACCTGACTGGGCTCGACCCCTTCAGCGAGCGCCCCGTCACGGTGGTACGTGATCTGCGCCACAAGCGCATGCTCAAGGCGCTGTTGTTCTGGTGGGATGAAACCAAGTGGGCCTTGGCGCGCGAAGCCTTGGCCCACGCGGGGCGCCGCGACCTGATCGCGCGCGGCGCCGCTGGCCTGATTCCGCCGGGGCGCGCGCGTTCCCCGGGGAGTTCTCCACGGGGACTGCGCTCCCGCCGAGATCGCGTGGTATCGTCCCCCCGTGGAAAGCGGCAGCGGTAG
- a CDS encoding GGDEF domain-containing protein, whose amino-acid sequence MESGSGRRPGIPRTLKADSDVSSEVMRRVKAPHRPVLVVMSGNEADVGRRVIVDRTLIVGRDPDVALCLTDGLVSWQHARLEDRGDGWAVVDLGSTNGVLLNGQRVEDAAVNPGDTLVFGSAVVRFELQDGAAQAYNQVVDRLLNTDDLSGLLVRRKFDMDFAQMVDAARARGENAALLVMDLDGVKAINDTHGHLFGAYVIGEAGKVIGELIRGHGIACRFGGDEYLAALPGKDAAGAAELAEQIRQRIAAHPFQREGIALRPGISIGVAAFPSSGSTAPELFQRADEALYRAKQAGKNRVSH is encoded by the coding sequence GTGGAAAGCGGCAGCGGTAGGCGCCCGGGCATTCCCCGCACCCTGAAGGCGGACAGCGACGTTTCCAGCGAGGTCATGCGGCGGGTGAAGGCTCCGCACCGCCCCGTGTTGGTGGTGATGAGTGGCAACGAGGCGGATGTCGGCCGACGGGTCATCGTCGATCGCACCTTGATCGTGGGTCGCGACCCGGACGTGGCACTGTGCTTGACGGATGGCCTCGTGTCTTGGCAGCACGCGCGATTGGAGGACCGCGGGGACGGGTGGGCAGTGGTCGACTTGGGTAGCACCAACGGCGTGCTGCTAAACGGACAGCGGGTCGAGGATGCCGCCGTGAACCCGGGCGACACCTTGGTTTTCGGGTCTGCCGTCGTGCGTTTCGAACTACAGGACGGTGCAGCGCAGGCCTACAACCAGGTCGTGGACAGGCTGCTCAACACCGACGATCTGTCTGGGCTCTTGGTGCGCCGCAAGTTCGACATGGACTTTGCTCAAATGGTGGACGCGGCCCGCGCTCGGGGTGAAAACGCGGCATTGTTGGTGATGGACTTGGACGGCGTGAAGGCAATCAACGACACCCATGGGCACCTGTTTGGGGCTTACGTGATCGGTGAGGCCGGCAAGGTGATCGGTGAGCTCATTCGCGGACACGGCATCGCCTGCCGTTTTGGTGGAGACGAGTACCTGGCTGCGCTGCCGGGCAAGGATGCAGCCGGAGCTGCAGAGCTGGCAGAGCAGATTCGGCAGCGCATTGCTGCCCATCCGTTCCAGCGCGAGGGCATTGCGCTGCGACCCGGGATCTCGATCGGTGTCGCTGCATTCCCCAGCAGTGGCTCGACTGCGCCGGAGTTGTTTCAGCGGGCCGACGAGGCTCTGTACCGTGCCAAACAGGCAGGAAAAAATCGTGTCAGTCATTGA
- the upp gene encoding uracil phosphoribosyltransferase — MQRKNVFVVTHPLILHKLSLMRKKDTSTSTFRAALQELSMLMAYELTRDLPTRDEDIETPLMKMCAPVLDGKKIVLVSVLRAGTGMLDGVLKLIPSARVGHIGLYRDPNTLEPVEYYFKVPSEMNDRDVIVMDPMLATGNSAAAAIARLKKTSPRTLKYMCLLAAPEGVARLADAHPDVPIYTPAIDERLNDHGYILPGLGDAGDRLYGTK, encoded by the coding sequence ATGCAGCGCAAGAACGTATTCGTCGTGACGCACCCGCTCATCCTTCACAAGCTGTCGCTGATGCGGAAGAAGGACACCAGCACGTCCACCTTCCGCGCCGCGTTGCAGGAGCTGTCCATGCTCATGGCCTACGAGTTGACGCGGGATCTGCCAACCCGAGACGAGGACATCGAGACGCCGCTGATGAAGATGTGTGCGCCGGTGCTGGACGGCAAGAAGATAGTCCTAGTCAGCGTGCTGCGAGCGGGCACGGGAATGCTCGACGGCGTACTGAAGCTGATTCCGTCGGCGCGAGTGGGGCACATTGGATTGTACCGAGATCCCAATACTCTCGAGCCCGTCGAGTACTATTTCAAGGTGCCCAGCGAAATGAACGATCGCGACGTGATCGTGATGGATCCCATGCTGGCCACGGGCAACAGTGCTGCAGCGGCGATCGCGCGATTGAAGAAGACCTCTCCGCGGACCCTCAAGTACATGTGCCTATTGGCTGCGCCCGAAGGCGTGGCGCGTTTGGCCGATGCGCATCCGGACGTTCCAATCTACACCCCCGCCATCGACGAGCGTCTCAACGACCACGGCTACATCCTTCCAGGCCTGGGCGACGCGGGCGATCGCCTCTACGGCACGAAGTGA